The sequence GATTCCTCGACAACCCGACGGTCTCATCAGAACCTGAATCGTCTCCGATTCCGACGTCCTACGCGTTGTATCAAAACTACCCCAACGCGTGCGACCGCAACACCGAGATGCGCTTTTAGCTACCTGAAGCAATGCATGCGGAATTGAGGGTGTTCAACATCCTCGGTCAGGCAGTGGTAACGCTTGTTGATGATGTCCGTGCCGCAGGTGCGTACCGCGTCCTCTGGGACGGCAAGAATGCTGCCGGACTGACCGTGGCATCCGGTGTCTACATCTACCAAATCAAAACACCAAACTTCACGGACGCTAAGAAGATGATGCTGATAAGGTAAATCGCTTGGACGCACTACTGCGTAAAATAGACCGCCATGGGAGGGTTGCCTGGTTCATAACGGTCCAGGTGCCTCCCATGGGCTGGGGCGTCGTGCGACAACATGCAACTGGACCAATACACCTTATGCGCAATGATTTCGTGCCATTGAGAAACAAGTTTAGAATGAACGATCATTCTGCAGGCCAACCGTCAGGGAGTGACATGAACAGGTTGAACAGCACAGCAACAACGCGAATCTTGCCCGGACTTCAGGCCATCCTGATACGGGTGGGGTTCGCCGGTCTTGTTCTTAGTGCAAACCGTAGCATTTGGACAATGGACGGAACCAGTGCTGATGCGGCCGCCAATCAATGTTGATCCGCCAGGAAGTTATTACTATTCAACAATTTCGGCAGATGGTCAAGTCCTTTGCATGACGATTTACCAAGGCACCTAACGATGATGATGTTTACATTTCCGGAGCGGATTGACGATTCGACATGGACA is a genomic window of bacterium containing:
- a CDS encoding T9SS type A sorting domain-containing protein — protein: MFNILGQAVVTLVDDVRAAGAYRVLWDGKNAAGLTVASGVYIYQIKTPNFTDAKKMMLIR